The Sagittula sp. P11 genome window below encodes:
- the hisF gene encoding imidazole glycerol phosphate synthase subunit HisF: MLKTRIIPCLDVADGRVVKGVNFVDLVDAGDPVESARAYDAAGADEICFLDIHATHENRGTMFDVVTRTAEQCFIPLTVGGGVRTVGDVRALLLAGADKVSFNSAAVANPDVVAEAADQFGSQCIVCAIDAKTVSPGKWELFTHGGRKPTGIDAVEFATMIAAKGAGEILLTSMDRDGTKAGFNLPMTRAIADAVDIPVIASGGVGTLDHLVEGVTEGHASAVLAASIFHFGTFTIQEAKAHMAAAGIPVRL; encoded by the coding sequence ATGTTGAAGACGCGCATCATTCCCTGCCTCGACGTGGCCGACGGCCGCGTGGTCAAGGGCGTCAACTTCGTCGACCTTGTCGACGCAGGCGACCCGGTGGAAAGCGCCCGTGCCTATGACGCTGCCGGCGCGGACGAGATCTGCTTCCTCGACATTCATGCAACCCATGAGAACCGGGGCACCATGTTCGACGTCGTGACACGCACGGCCGAACAGTGCTTCATCCCCCTCACCGTCGGCGGCGGCGTTCGCACCGTTGGTGACGTCCGCGCCCTCCTGCTCGCGGGCGCGGACAAGGTGAGCTTCAACTCCGCCGCAGTCGCCAATCCCGACGTCGTGGCGGAGGCCGCCGACCAGTTCGGCAGCCAGTGCATCGTCTGCGCGATCGACGCCAAGACCGTATCCCCCGGCAAGTGGGAGCTGTTTACCCACGGCGGCCGCAAACCCACCGGCATCGACGCCGTGGAATTCGCCACCATGATCGCCGCGAAAGGCGCCGGGGAAATCCTGCTGACCTCCATGGACCGCGACGGCACGAAGGCGGGCTTCAACCTGCCGATGACCCGCGCCATCGCCGACGCCGTGGACATCCCGGTGATCGCCTCCGGCGGTGTCGGCACGCTCGATCACCTCGTCGAGGGCGTGACCGAAGGCCACGCTTCCGCCGTGCTCGCCGCGTCGATCTTCCACTTCGGCACCTTCACGATCCAGGAGGCCAAGGCCCACATGGCCGCCGCCGGGATCCCCGTACGCCTATGA
- a CDS encoding DUF2235 domain-containing protein encodes MIGTQIANTVLGWVRKRFATGHTPYEPRRGPRDHIIILDGTASTLEPGMESNAGLTYKLLKEVGRTSLYYEAGIQWEAWMSTWDVVSGRGINRQIRRAYGYLASRYRVGDRIFLLGFSRGAYAARSLAGIIDRVGLLRPDFATERNITQAYRLYQYAPDSDTAEDFARLYCHDVTLVEMVGVWDTVKALGLQLPLLWRMTDATHAFHNHALGNSVRHGFHALALDETRETFSPVMWERPPDWRGVMEQVWFRGTHGDVGGQIGSFTAARPLANIPLVWMLERLEGCAVALPPGWRDRFPCDVDAPSVGTWQGFGKLFLNRRRRVLGRDPSERLHESIDVPFPAGAPAE; translated from the coding sequence ATGATCGGCACGCAGATCGCCAACACCGTTCTGGGCTGGGTCCGCAAGCGGTTTGCCACCGGCCACACGCCCTATGAGCCGCGGCGTGGGCCGCGCGATCACATCATTATCCTCGACGGCACGGCCTCTACCCTGGAGCCGGGGATGGAGAGCAACGCTGGCCTGACCTACAAGCTTTTGAAAGAGGTCGGGCGGACCTCCCTGTACTACGAGGCGGGTATCCAGTGGGAAGCGTGGATGTCGACCTGGGACGTGGTCTCGGGCCGTGGCATCAACCGGCAGATCCGGCGCGCCTATGGCTACCTCGCATCGCGCTACCGGGTGGGCGACCGGATCTTCCTGCTGGGGTTTTCGCGCGGGGCCTATGCCGCGCGGTCGCTGGCGGGGATCATCGACCGGGTGGGTCTGCTGAGGCCCGACTTCGCGACGGAGCGGAACATCACCCAGGCCTACAGGCTCTACCAGTACGCGCCCGACAGCGACACGGCGGAGGATTTTGCGCGCCTCTACTGCCATGACGTGACGCTGGTGGAGATGGTCGGCGTCTGGGACACGGTGAAGGCGCTGGGCCTGCAACTGCCGCTTCTCTGGCGGATGACGGATGCGACCCACGCCTTTCACAACCACGCGCTGGGCAATTCGGTGCGGCACGGGTTCCACGCGCTGGCGCTGGACGAGACGCGGGAGACGTTCAGCCCGGTGATGTGGGAACGCCCTCCGGACTGGCGGGGCGTGATGGAGCAGGTCTGGTTCCGCGGCACCCATGGCGACGTGGGCGGGCAGATCGGCAGTTTCACGGCGGCGCGGCCGCTGGCGAACATTCCGCTGGTCTGGATGCTGGAGCGGCTGGAGGGCTGTGCCGTGGCGCTGCCGCCGGGCTGGCGGGACAGGTTCCCCTGCGACGTGGATGCGCCCTCGGTCGGGACGTGGCAGGGCTTTGGCAAGCTGTTCCTGAACCGGCGGCGCCGGGTGCTGGGGCGGGACCCGTCGGAGCGGCTGCACGAAAGCATCGATGTGCCATTCCCCGCGGGCGCGCCCGCGGAGTAA
- a CDS encoding phosphoribosyl-ATP diphosphatase translates to MTLEELETIIATRAKASPDESWTAKLLAKGPEKCAEKFGEEAVEAIIEAVKNDPEKLASEAADVLFHLLVMLHARGVTVAQVMEVLAARQTQSGLAEKASRG, encoded by the coding sequence ATGACCCTGGAAGAGCTCGAAACCATCATCGCCACCCGCGCCAAGGCGTCCCCCGACGAATCCTGGACCGCCAAGCTGCTGGCCAAGGGCCCAGAGAAATGCGCCGAGAAGTTCGGCGAGGAAGCCGTCGAGGCGATCATCGAGGCGGTGAAGAACGACCCCGAAAAGCTCGCGTCAGAGGCCGCGGATGTGCTCTTCCACCTGCTTGTCATGCTGCACGCCCGCGGCGTCACCGTGGCGCAGGTGATGGAGGTGCTGGCCGCCCGCCAGACCCAATCGGGTCTCGCGGAAAAGGCGTCGCGCGGCTGA
- a CDS encoding CoA-binding protein: MKYDDSFLKDVLTRTRTVAVVGVSMNPVRPSYYVARYLSLKGYKVIPVNPGHAGKKLFGQEVRGALSECPKEVDMVDVFRRSEHVPPIVEEALDVFPALKTVWMQIGVESPEAAEMAQAKGVDVVMNRCPKIEYQRLFGELRMGGFNTGIISSKL; this comes from the coding sequence ATGAAATACGACGACTCATTCCTGAAGGACGTGCTGACCCGCACCAGGACGGTGGCGGTGGTCGGCGTGTCGATGAACCCGGTCCGGCCCAGCTACTACGTGGCGCGCTACCTTTCGCTGAAGGGTTACAAGGTGATCCCGGTCAATCCCGGGCACGCCGGGAAAAAGCTGTTCGGTCAGGAGGTTAGAGGCGCGCTTTCGGAATGTCCGAAAGAGGTCGACATGGTCGATGTCTTCCGCCGGTCGGAGCATGTGCCGCCGATCGTCGAGGAGGCGCTCGACGTGTTTCCGGCGCTGAAGACGGTCTGGATGCAGATCGGCGTGGAAAGCCCGGAGGCCGCGGAGATGGCGCAGGCGAAGGGTGTGGACGTGGTGATGAACCGCTGCCCCAAGATCGAATACCAGCGTCTTTTCGGGGAGTTGCGCATGGGCGGCTTCAACACCGGGATCATTTCCTCGAAGCTTTGA
- a CDS encoding DUF4168 domain-containing protein, whose amino-acid sequence MTIRKSILGTAAILGIAAAPLAPAFAQEADTAPAEAPMTQEAPVAETASFTDEQLESFVTAAMAIVEIRQQYTAQIQAAEGEEAITDLQREAMTEMQAAITETENLDVETYNEIGEAVQTDKQVGERVAALVKEFRAADAQDTEGEG is encoded by the coding sequence ATGACCATCCGCAAATCGATCCTCGGCACCGCAGCCATCCTCGGCATCGCTGCAGCCCCTCTGGCCCCGGCCTTCGCACAAGAGGCAGACACGGCCCCCGCAGAGGCGCCGATGACGCAGGAGGCCCCGGTCGCCGAAACCGCCAGCTTCACCGACGAGCAGCTTGAAAGCTTCGTCACCGCCGCCATGGCCATCGTCGAGATCCGCCAGCAATACACCGCGCAGATCCAGGCCGCCGAAGGCGAAGAGGCGATCACCGATCTCCAGCGCGAGGCGATGACCGAGATGCAGGCCGCGATCACCGAGACCGAGAACCTCGATGTCGAGACCTACAACGAGATCGGCGAGGCCGTGCAGACCGACAAGCAGGTCGGCGAGCGTGTGGCCGCGCTGGTGAAAGAGTTCCGCGCAGCCGACGCGCAGGACACCGAAGGCGAGGGCTGA